CGTCCCTGTATTAGGGCCCACCCATATTTCGCCATCTTCACCACCATCTGCCTTTCCTGAGCCATAAAAATCCTTTTCAAAATCGCTTGCAAGAGTCCAAACACCGCTTTTACAAACATAGCGATCGTTCTTGCCGCAGATACCAATTGTTGTAATAAAATTTCCTGTCTGTTTCACGATATTTCTATCGCAAATAGAATCATTCTTTATCGCAGACATCACGCCTTCTTGTTCGGCTCCGCACTCATCAAGTCCAAAAACCAAGTACCAAAAGTTGCGCAAATACTTTTCAAAATCAGGGACTGTTCCCAAATTCCACGCTTCTATATTTTCACGAAGATTCACTCGAGTAATATAGCCCATTCTATTTGCCCATGTAGCCAATTCCAATTTGACGTCTTCATTATCCCAAGTTCCATCAGTTTCAATGTCTGCGGCAAAATCAATCAAGAATTCGGTAAATTCCGCTTCCGAAAGATCCCTGAGCATCAGAATGCTAATAGCAAGCAATGCTGCATTTCCATCGCCTTCGCGGAAAATATCCAAGTCTTCAGGACTATCAAATTCGTCCTGGATTCCAAAAGCCCTGAAAATTTCTGCTTCAGCCTGATTCTTGGCATCTTGCAGACTGAGGCCCGTACCCACTAGATACATCACGCGTTCATATTCCATATGCGTGAGCATGTTGATGTTTACCGAATTCCTTTTAGAAAGGTCCGTCAAGGCTCGCAGCGTCAACATTCCTCCAGACGTTTTCCCGGAAACTTCATTGCGATAATAGCCCGTAGCCTCAAGAATTGCATACTGCGATTCCAGATTGACATTATTGATGACAAAGTCACCTTTGTCACTCATGATGGTCCCCTTGAAGCTCTTGCCGGTCTGTTTCAGCGTTTCGCCCTCCAGTTCCTGCACCGTCACGGCGGAGCCCTTCACGAACGGGCCCTTCTGCGAAACACCCGCCACCTCCTTATTCGAGATAGCGACGATTCCAGAATCATCCGAAGAACCGCCTGCAACCGGCTTGCTTTCGGAGCACGAAGTCAATGCAAGTGCAACGAAAATAAGCGGAATGGTTAACGTCCCAAAACTATTTCTCATTTTGTTCAGCTCCTTTAAAATCCTTGTCCTTTTTCAAACGGTCGCTCATCGGGAACAGTTGCACATTCAGGCGATACACCCGTTCTGTTTCATCATCTTCGGTAGCAATCGCGACCACTCGACGGCGGAAGTCGACAATCTCTTTTTTAATCCGTTCATAGGCATGCTGCGTAAGTCCCAAGACCACGCCAGACATGTCTCGTTCCGAAAGAGGCAAATCCAGCGCCTTGAGCGCAAACTCACCCATTTGTCGTTGCAAGTCTTTTGCTGCCACGGAGACTGCATCAGTCGCTCCCATCGACACGGACTTTTCCGTCTGACGATAATTGCCGTCCCGGTCTTTTTTCAAGAGATTCGCCTTCACCAAGAAATTCAAAGTTTCAGTTACCTCTGCCGCGGTAATCGGCTGTTCGCAGGCATGGGCCATCTCTAGCGGTTTTGCACCGGGCATATGCGGAGCCAATTCGCGTAGCACCGGATTTTTCCAAGACTTATAATAATCAAATTCCTCATTTCCAAGCACATGCACCTTATGTGCATTCGCCAAGGCACAGCGCTTTTCGAAGGCATCGCGTTTTGCAGCGTCATTCTTCGCATGGGCATACGAGACCATTAAAACAAAATAGGTGCATTCAAATCCGGCGAGTCCCATGGCGTTCGCCACCGATCCGGCGGACCCTAAACTCAGATTTCGTTTTCCTTCGCAAATATACTTCAGGTATACAGCCGACGAGAACCCCGCAGCCCTCGCAAACTCTCTCCAGGAAAAGGCGGAACAACGCTTTTGTTCCTCATAGTAATCCTGGATATACTTGCGGTAATCCGTATACTCAACAATATCTTTCACAAAGACAAATATAGGTTTTTAAAATCAATTTGTGTACAAAAATTACGTTTTTCGCCAAATTTTACCATTTTACGCAAAATTTATAAAAATTAAGCACTTTTGTGTACACCCTGCGTATCCAGTGGACACGCCGTAAAGACCAATTAAAAAAGGCAGCCAAAGGCTGCCTCATCAGCTGATTTTTTATTGTCGGTAAACGCGTTCCTTCTCGACGCGAACACCGCTCGCTGAATTTTTCCTAGCCGATTGACCGTTTACCAAATAAGGTTTGTGGTCCACATTAGGTTCAACCTTCTTATGCATCGACTTTGCAATAACAGAAGGCGGTTTCACAGGCTTTCCCTCCGGTAATTCGCCCGTATACATCGGAATCTTGCTAAACGTAGGCGTACCATCATCCTGGAAAATGCACTGATGTGCAAAATAGGCAGGAACACCTTCTTCCATTTCACCTTTATTATCAATAGAACTATTATACACCGTTATATATTGGCAAAGGGCGTAATATGTAGAATCTTTTCTATAGACAAAGTAGTTCGTATCATTTGCAGACGAACCACGTTTCTCGGAAAACTTATAGGATTCAAGCAAATCAGACCCATAATAAGTAATCTCTGCAAAAGCAGTCGTATCGTTCAAGTCTAAGGCAATTCCCGCTTTTAAGCCTTCGACTAGAGCAACGTTCCAAAATGATTGGTCATAATCAAAGAAGTTCCAATGATATAGATAATACCCACAGCCCCCAAACAAAAAAACACATACACAAGATTCATCCACCTGCCAATACGTGATTCCCTTACCCACGACACCAGAACTATCCACAACAAGGCTGTCTTTAGAAAAGCCCCATCGAGTATAGCCATATATCGGTCCGTGCACATCATGACGGGTTAGGTTAACCACCAAAGACTGTTCCCATTCCTTAGCCAGGGCATTGGTCCCAAGTCCAAGCAGCAGCCCGAAGGCCATGGCAAAACCAGATACAAATAAACTCTTTTGATATTTCATACAAGTTCTCCTTATTCATAAATATATCACTTATTCTAAAAAAAAAGAACAACCCCCAGCCATTTTTCATTTAAAAAGCATGCAAATACAGAAAACCCCGGCTTTTCGCCGGGGTCTTTAGTCTCTAGTCTGTAGCGAGCGACGCGAGCGTTCTCTCGTCTAAACTACACACCCTTCTTGAAGCGCTTGCTCCACCACAGAACGATCGGAGAGCAGATGCACACGGAGGAGTAGGTACCGACAAGGATACCGAAGCACTGCACCAAGCCGAAGTCGCGAATGGAAGAACCACCCATCACGGCGAGGATCACGCACACGAACAAAGTCGTGAGAGAGGTCACCATGGTACGGCTGAAGCACTGGTTCAGGGACTTGTTGATGGTTTCGGCGAAGTTGCTGGAACCATACACGGCAGTGTTTTCACGAATACGGTCGAAGTTCACGATGGTGTCGTTCACAGAGTAACCGATCATGGTGAGGAGCGAGGCAATCAAGGCGCCATCAAAGGAAAGACCGAAGGCGGAGATGAAGCCAAGCGTAATCACGGTATCGTGTACCAGGCCGAGCACGGCCGCGACACCGAAGCCGAGACCGAACTTACCGAAGCGGAACCACACGTAAATCAAAATGCCGAGCCATGCGAGAATCACAGAAAGGATTGCGTTAAAGCGGAGTTCCTTACCGATGGTCGGACCCACATTGTCCTTAGCGACGATTTCGCACTTCTGACCGGCCTTTTCGAAGGCCTGAGCCATCTTGAGTTCGAACTGGGCGTCATCAGAGGCGCGCATGCTAATCTGGTAAGAGTTAGCAGAAGTACCACCGAGCGTACGGACCTTCGTGCCAGAAATACCGGCAGCAGACAAAGCCTTGCTCAAGTCCTTTTCATGCTTATCGCTATCCTGGTACTGCACGGTATAAACCTGGCCACCAGTGAAGTCGATGCTGAAGTCAAAGCCCTTGATGGCGATGAAGGCGATAGAGGCAACAATCAGGATCATGGAAATGAGACCGAAACGACGGCGGTTCGGAATGATCTGGAGGTTAGCTTCGTTGATAGCCTTGAAGCCGCCACCGATAGAAAGGGTCGTAGCGTCGCGCTTGGCAAGCTTCCAATCCAAGATGGAGCGGGTCACCGTGATAGCGCAGAACAAGGAAGTCAAAATACCGATCGTAAGCGTAAGACCGAAACCCTTCACGGAACCGGTACCAATCTTATAAAGGATAAGGCCGGTAAGCACGGTGGTCAAGTTGGAGTCCAAGATGGCACCGAAGGCGCGTTCGTAACCCTTGGCCACGGCGGCGCGGGCGGTCAGGCCGTTCTTGAGTTCTTCACGGATACGTTCGTAAATAATCACGTTGGCGTCGAGAGACATACCGACCACGAGGATGAAGCCTGCGATACCCGGCAAGGTCAACGTAGCGTTAAACACAGACATCACGGCGGCGGTCACCAAGGTGTTGATCACCATACCAAAGCTAGCGATAAGACCACCGAGGCGGTAGTAGGCAACCATGAACACCAAGCAGAGGATAAGGCCGATAGCACCGGAACCGAAACCCTGCACAATGTTTTCTTCACCGAGGGTTGCACCCACGCTGCGGCTTTCAATAATCTTCATCGGAGCCTTGAGGGCACCGGCGCGAAGCACCACGGAGAGGCGGTTAGCTTCGGCCATGTCGTCGAGACCCGTAATCTGGGCTTCGCCGTTCGGGATACGGTCGCGGATCACCGGAGCAGAAATCACCTGGTTGTCGAGCACGATAGCCATCTGCTTGCCGATGTTGGCGGCAGTCACAGCAGAGAACTTCTTGGGACCAATGCCACCGAACTTGAGGCTCACGGCCACTTCACCGGCGCTCACACCGTCAGACACGCGGTAGGGGCGAGCATCGACCACATCGTCACCGGCCATTTCGGCACGGCGCTTGAGCAAGTAAAGGCGCTTGGCCTTGATCTTGGAATCACGCTGCACCGGTTCGAGACCGCTGCCGAAAGCGAAAGCGACATCTCGCGGAATCAGCTTCTGCACACCGTCGGTTGCGAGGAGCTTCTTCACCTTTTCCACATTTTCTTCGGCGATAAAGCCGCCGTTACCAAAGCTCAGGTAGTAAGCGCTAAGAGCAACGCCGACTTCAGATGCCGGTTGAGCCTCGACTGCGGCAGAATCCTTGGCGGAATCGGTTGCGGCCACTTCGGCTGCCGGAGCCTTACCGAGCAATTCGTCATCGGAAAGGGTCTTGGTCGTATCCTTGGCGGAATCAGCCTTGGCGACCGTAGAATCCTTGGCAGTGGAATCCGTAGCGGCGGAGTCAGCCACGATGTCGGTCGTCTGGCGGGTCAGGTACTGGTCAATGAGGCCGACCACCTGGGTAAACTTTTCAGCTTCGGCCAGAATCTTGAATTCGAGCTTAGCGGTCGAACCCACGAGAGCCTTTGCAGTGGAGTCATCCACGCCTGCCAGTTCAACCACGATTCGGTCGTCGCCGGACGGGGAAATCTGCGGTTCAGAAAGACCGTACTGGTCAACGCGGTTACGGATGATTTCGAGGGACTGTTCCTGAATGTCCTTGATATCGTCGCCCTTGATGTTCGACTTGTCGATTTCGAGCGTAATGGCCGTACCGCCGGCAAGGTCCAAGCCGAAGTTGATGGACTTTGCGCCCACCTTCGGGTTTTCCTTGAGGAAGGTCTGCTTTTCTTCGCCCTTCTTGGTGTGAACCTGGATAGAAGGCCATACCGTGTAGGCCGACAAAACAATGACGAGGAGAATAATGAGTTCTCGCATGCCGAATTTTTTCTTATTCATTTGTAATCCCTATAAGGCATTATTCACTAAGTTTTGCGCGCAAAGATAGAAAAAGTTATGCAATCATGTCTTCCTGGCCTTGAGCCGGAATCTCCTTTTTCAGCCGAAATTCACACGAATTCAATTTTGCTAACGCAAAATCTGATTGTTTTAGGTTTTTAAACAATGTTGAATTTAAATTCGGCACCTTCTTGCAGCACAACGAGGGTCATCGTCTTTTTGCCGAGGGTACGCTCGATAGCAAAGCCGTTGTCGGCAGAGCGGATTTCGAGTTTTCCTTCGCGCAGTACCGCATTCTTGTTGCGGAGTGCAATCATCTGCTTGATAAATTCATACAGCGGCTTGGATTGCATCTCGGAAAGTTTGCTCCACGGCACGCTACGGCGGTTGTCAGGATCCTTGCCGCCCTTCATCGAAAGTTCTTCGCCGTAATAAATACACGGGGCACCCGGCAAGAAGAAGAGAATCGTATACGCGAGCTTGATTCGTTCGAGGCTTGCGCAAGGTTGCGACATCAGGCGCGTGGTATCGTGGCTTCCGAGCAAGTTCATGGGAATGTCGCCGCGGCCTTCGGGGAAAGCCTTCTGCAAGCGCTCGCCGAATTCCTTGATCGAAATCGGATTCTCGTCGAACAGGAACTGCATCGTCGCCTTGCGGAACACGTAATTCATCACGCCATCGAACTGATCACCTTTTAGCCAGCGAGAAGGTTCGTCCCAAATCTCGCCCACAATATAGGCTTCGGGGTTCACATTCTTCACGCGGCGGCGGAATTCCTGCCAAAAGCTGTCATCGTCAATTTCATTCGGAACATCCAAGCGCCAGCCGTCAATGCCACGCTTCATCCAGTACTCGCCTACGCTAAAAAGGTACTCGCGAACATCGGGGCAGTCCGTATTGAATTTCGGGAGCGCCGGAAAATTCCACCAGCATTCATAATTCGGTTTGTCGGTATAGGCGTTAAGCGGCCAGCCCTTTACATGGAACCAATCCACGTACGGCGAATGCTCACCCAGCTCCATCAGGCTATTGAACTGAAAGAATCCGCGAGAACAATGGTTGAACACGCCATCCAGAATCACGCGCAACTTTAGCTTGTGAGCCTTCTTGACCAAGCGGTCAAAATCTTCGAGCGTACCGAGCACCGGGTCAATCTCGAAGTAGTCCACCGTATGGTAGCGGTGATTCGAATTGCTCTTGAAAATCGGGCACAGGTAAATCGCATTGACGCCGAGGCCCGCGATGTATTCAAGTTTGTCTTCAATACCCGCGAGGTTTCCGCCAAACATGTTTTCGCGAGTGGGCTTGCTTCCCCACTCCACGAACTTGCCTACGGCCTTGTAACGCCCCGAACGGCAGAACCGATCCGGAAAGATTTGATAAAAAATAGCGTCTTTAACCCAAGCAGGAGCGAACATAGGCGGTGTGAGGTGCGAAATGTGTGGCGTGAAATTATTAATTACACATTCCACACTACACATTACACATTGTAATTAGATTTTCCACATGGGGCGGCGCTTGCGCACATCCACGAGCATGCGGATATCGGAGCTAAGCGACGAGTAATCCATCAGTTCGTCCACGGAACAAGGCATACGGTAGCACCAGTTCTTGCCACCCACCGTACCCGGCACATTCACGCGCTCTTCTTCGGGCGCGCACTTGCTAAGGCTTGCCGAAAGAGCGAAGTAGTCCTGTACCGGCAAGATGCAGAACAGACTGTTGGTGGTATACACGTGGGCCAAAATCTGGCGGGCCACCGACGGAGTAACTTCTTCGGGAGCCTTGCCCGACAGGTGGGCATGGGACCAGTACAAGTCACGGTCAAAGTCTTTTTCTTGCCACAGTCCGCGCAAAGTCGACGTATCGTGGCAGCTGGTGGCGCACACGGACATGCGCGGGTATTCGTCCATGTCGTAGTAGGGCGAATAGGGAGCATTCCAGTTGCGGGCCCAGCGTTCAATACGCAGCGAAAGAATATTGAGCTTGTTCAACACAGTCGGGACACAGGGCGGTACGGCACCCAAGTCTTCGGCGCATACCAACATATCGGTTTCTTGAGAAAGCACCGACAGAAGCTTGGTAGCGTTGGCTTCCCACAGGCCGTTCTGGGCGTTTTCGTTTTCCTTAATCAGGTTACGCAACTTTTCCTGTTCGTAATCCGGCAAGGTAAAGAACACCGGAGCATTGTACCAGTACCAATACGGGTAGAAATTGTTCTCGTCGCCCGAGGGTACGAACACGCGGTTCCAATAAACCTTGAGCAGCTTGTCCTTGACTTCTTGCGGTTCGTTCATGCCAAGGATTGCCTTTTCGGAGCTAAACTCGGACTTGAGAATCAAGCGGTCCGGATGACCTTCGAGCTGGGTAAAGCAAATCGGAGCAAGACGGTCGGCGTCAGCGCCCAAGAATTCGCGCAACTGGTCAATGCCGTAATTCGGGCGGCGCAGGTATTCCAGCGTTTCGCGCATAAAGCCAGCGGCAGCGAGCTTGTCGTAAGTGAGCGGCACGCACGGGTTAAAATAACCCAGAATGCCCGTGACTTCTTGCTGCGGAATCGACCAGATGCGGAAGAAGCCCAGCACATGGTCAATACGGTAAGCATGGTAGAACTTGCTTGCCTGAGCCAAGCGGCGGCGCCACCATTCAAAGTTGTCTTTTTCGATCACGTCCCAGCGGTACGTAGGAAATCCCCAATTCTGGCCGCTGTAGCTGAACATATCAGGAGGAGCACCCGCACGGTCGTCCAGCGAGAAGTACTTGCGGTCAGCCCAAACGTCGGCGCTGTCTTCGTTAATGAGAATCGGAATGTCGCCCTTGATGCGGACACCCATTTTAGAAACTTCGGCTACGGCAGCGCTAAACTGCTTTTCGGCCTCGAACTGCATCCAGGCCTGGAACAGGTTGTCTTTCGCGAACTTTTTCCAAAGGGCCTCGATATCCTTCGCTGTCGGGTCACGGTAGTTTTTCCAGTCCTTCCAGCTTCTTTCGTCGTTCTGAGCCTTGAGCGTGCAATAGACACAGTAGGGCTTGGCCCAAGCGTTATTGTCTATCCAGCGCAAAAGAATCTTGTCTTTTTTCAGGTCGTCGTAGCGGTTGTCAAAAATCTTGCGAAGAACGAAACGCTTCCAGGTCGAAATATTGTAGTAGTCGATTTTTCCGTACTTCTGGAATTCCAACTTACCCTGCTGGATTTCATCTTCGTATTCCGAAGAACCTTCCACCGACTGCACATTGATAAACACCGGGTTCAAGGCAAAGGCACTGCGTGCACTGTAAGGGCTAGATTCAGCCCCCGTGTCGTTCACCGGCAAAAGCTGAATAATATTGAAATTGCAAAAAGCGGCCCAGCGGCCAAAGGGAATCAGGTCCAGGTATTCACCGATACCGATGCTCTGCTTGCTATAAAGGCTAAAAAGGGGAACGGCCACGCCGCTCTGGAAATATGAAATGTCACCGTAACGCATATCAATAATTTAGAAAAAGTCGGAAGTTGTCGGTAGACAGTAGCCAGTGGTTAAGAAATAAAAAGCCTTTTCCGCAGTTCTTGCGAAAAAGGCGATAAATTGTGTTTTTTTTCGTTTAAATCAGGCGGAGGATTTCCTGCGCGGTCTGTTCGGCAAAGGTGTTGTCCTGCACAAAGCGACGAACTTCGGTCGGGTTGATTCGGGCGTATTCCGAAAGGGCGCGACCGATACCGTTACGAATGTAGTAGTCGTCATCCTTGGCGCAGGTCAGGCAGAACTGTCTGAGCAGCGGCCAGTCGGTACGATCCTTGTACTGAATCTGGAAAATGATCGCGCTACGGCGCACCCACACGTTCGGGTCGCGAATCCAGGAAGCGATCTTGGAGCGCAGCGCCGGCAAGCGGAGCGCCAAGTCACCCAGGACGCAAGCGGCGAGCGTATCGACGGTATCGCGCCAGGCACGGGTCTTGATTAACTTTTTAAGGAAGGCAAGGTGCTGTCCACCGAGCAGGACCCTGTGGCGGAACAGGTAGTCGCAAGCCGCATACTGGATTTCACGATACGGCTGTGCCCACATGTCCTCGACCCTAGCCACCAATTCGTCACCATCTTTCGGAGGATACTTGTCGAATATGGGGTAGGTCACCTCACGGCGGGGAACAAGGCGAATTCCAAGGAAATCGAACTGTTCTCGGGCCTTCTTAGACATTTCATGTGCTTCTTCTTCATTAGAGATAGCACGGAGAGCAAGTAATATTTCTTGAGTAAACCGAAGCATGTATAACAAAAATAGTCCAAAAAAAATTTTTTTTCTAGGTCTTGACAAGCATTTTTTTCAATTTTTTTTAAATTTGGGTCGCATTTTTTACAATAAATTGACTTTTTCCACTCTTGACAAGCCTACAAAGGGCGAAAAATGGGGTTTTATGGATCAGAATTTGTCTAATATTGCGCTTCAAATCATCGAAGTTCCGCCGGAACTCCGCGGCCTCACCGACGAAGAAATCATCCAGAATTCCGAAAAAGTCAAGAAAGATTTTAGCGGGAAACGCAAGAACGGGGCCGCGAGGCCCTCCAAGAAAGACCGCCTCGCCCAGAAGCAGCAAAGGGAATACCAAGAAGCCCAGAACATCGCAAACGAGATCTTCGGCTCCATTCCCAGGCAGGGCGACCTGTACTTCAAGCCCAAGACCCAGATTCCGGGAATCCCGTCCATGAGCGAACTTCCCTTGGAAAAGCAGATGATGCTGAAGACCGCCTTTACCGAAGAAAGCAAGGGCTACAGCGCCTACGACCTGAAAAGCAGTTCCGAATCTATCAAGCCGAAGGCCACGGTTTCGGAATCTCCGAAACCTGCATCAGGCAGAGTCCTCAAGGCATCGTTCGGTTTTAAGGGCGGCGACAAGCCCAAGGCGGTGATTGTATCGGCCTCAGACCTCGCCAAGCAAAAAGCCGAAGAACGCGCCAAGAAGATTCAAGATTTCTTTAAAGCAAGGCACCCGGAAGCAACCACCATGCCCGACGGAACTCCCGTAAAGCGCGGCCGCGGAAGACCGAGGAAAAATCCGGTGGTTTAGTAGACAGTAGGAAGTAGACTGTAGGCGGTAGGCTGGTGGTTTGGTATAAAATCAGACGGACTTTGTCCGTCTTTTTTTGATATTCCCTTGCAAGCCAAAAAAAACTCCTTCCCGGGGTGAGAAGGAGTTTTGAGAGGCAACGATCAGACTCGAACTGATGAATAAGGCTTTTGCAGAGCCGCCCCTTACCAACTTGGGTACGTCGCCAAAGTGAAACGCAATATAGGTAAATTTATTCCCTTTTTCAAGGGCAAACCGGGCATTTTTTGCATTTTTTTATCTTTTAGGCATGACTAAACCGCCGTTCAAGGTCAGGTTCAAGGCATTTCTTGTAACCCTCTGGATTAAAAGCCTGCGCGTAAGGCTAAAAACGCCCGAATCATTTGCGCCGGGAATCCTTGGGGTATGGCATCAAGATCTACTCGCGAGTGCCGCCGCCTTTAAAAACTGGGGCGTGCACACGCTCGTTTCGGAATCAAGCGACGGCGACCTTTTCGCGACCATCGTCCAAAATCTCGGCTACAGTGTCACACGCGGCTCTAGCACCCACGGCGCCACCAACGTGCGCCACTTGCTTATACCGCTCCGCGAAGGCCGCTTTGTAGGCATGGCACTAGACGGCCCTCGCGGACCGGCAGGCGTAGTCAAAAAAGGCTCGCTCTGGCTTTCCAAATCAAGCAACACTCCCCTATGGCAAATCAGCGCCAAGTACGGCGCGCACATCATACTAAAAACATGGGATAAATTCGTCTTGCCCCTGCCGCTGACACGTATTGACATCGAAATTAAATTATCTTTGTGACTGCAAATCATACCAAGGTGATAACTTATTAACTAAGGAATAAATCGTGATTTTAATGCCCCCTAAATTTGTCGCCTTCGACCTTGAAACTACAGGTCTTAACAACCAGAAAGATGAAATCATTGAAATCGGTGCCGTCAAGTTCACCGTCGAAACCAAGAACGGCAAAGTCGTGCCCAAGCTGCTCGGCGAGCTCGAAACCTTCGTGAAGCCGAACATGATGATTCCGGCCGAAGCCTCTGCCGTGAACCACATTTACGACAGCGACGTGCAAGACGCCCCCGCCGTGGGTGACGCCATCAAGAAGTTCACCGAATTCTGCGGCCAGAGTTCCATTCTGCTCGCCCACAACGCAAACTTCGACGCAAGCTTTTTGCGTGTCGCCTACCAGAACAACCCACAGCTCGTGCCCGGCAACCCCGTGATCGACTCCCTCGCTATTTCCAAGGCAATCATGCCCGAAGCAAGTTCCCACAAGCTCGGTATTTTGGCTAACATGTTCCAACGCCGCGACGAAATCAGCATGAAGATTGAATCCGACAAAATGCACCGCGCCGTTTACGACTGCCTGATGCTCATGGAAGTGTTCGTGGCCCTGCTCCGCCGCCGCTTTAAGGAAAAGGACTGGGAAATGGCCTGCATCATGAAGAACATGGAAAAGTACAAGGGCATTCCGCAGTTCATCAACAAATAAGCGTTTTTCAAATCGAACTTTAAATGCGGACATTCATTTGTCCGCATTTTTGTTATAAACGCAAGTCCATAAAAAAAGAACCGCCCCCGAAGGAGCGGCTTTTAAGATTTCTAGTGATTTAGAAAAAGCTTAGGCTTTCTCTGCAACCACCCAAACCTTGACCTGAGCTTCAACGTCGCTGAAGACCTTGATCGTCACGGTGTAAACACCGAGCTGCTTGATCGGTTCTTCGAGAGCAACCTGAGCACGGGTAACCTTAACGCCCTGCTTGGTGATGGCGTCAGCGATGTCAGAAGCGGTCACAGAACCGTACAGACGTTCGCCTTCCACAACGCGGCGTTCGAGGTTAACAGAAATCTGAGAAAGCTTAGCAGCCACATCGCCAGCGGCAGCGAGTTCCTTCTGGAACTGAGCTTCGACGGCAGCGCGGTTGTTTTCGATTTCGAGCTTGGCTTCCTTGGTAGCGCGAACAGCGAGCTTGCGCGGGAAGAGGTAGTTACGGGCATAGCCGTCCTTAACCTTCACGACGTCAAGCATCTTGCCCAAGTGGGGAACGTTGGCCTTAAGAATAATTTCCATAGTCTAGTTCCTCCTTAGCGCAGACTGTCCGAAACGAACGGGAGAATAGCCATCTGACGGGCACGCTTGATAGCTTCGTTCAGCATACGCTGATACTTGGCGGAGGTGCCAGAAATGCGGCGAGGAATGATCTTACCACGTTCAGAGATAAAGCGACGAAGAGTCTTTTCGTCCTTATAGTCAATGAACTTGATGTTGTTTTCCGTGAACCAGCAAGTCTTCTTGCGGCGGATACGGGTTGCCTGCTTCTTATCTTCAAA
This genomic stretch from Fibrobacter sp. UWB15 harbors:
- a CDS encoding TIGR02147 family protein yields the protein MKDIVEYTDYRKYIQDYYEEQKRCSAFSWREFARAAGFSSAVYLKYICEGKRNLSLGSAGSVANAMGLAGFECTYFVLMVSYAHAKNDAAKRDAFEKRCALANAHKVHVLGNEEFDYYKSWKNPVLRELAPHMPGAKPLEMAHACEQPITAAEVTETLNFLVKANLLKKDRDGNYRQTEKSVSMGATDAVSVAAKDLQRQMGEFALKALDLPLSERDMSGVVLGLTQHAYERIKKEIVDFRRRVVAIATEDDETERVYRLNVQLFPMSDRLKKDKDFKGAEQNEK
- a CDS encoding 4-alpha-glucanotransferase; the protein is MRYGDISYFQSGVAVPLFSLYSKQSIGIGEYLDLIPFGRWAAFCNFNIIQLLPVNDTGAESSPYSARSAFALNPVFINVQSVEGSSEYEDEIQQGKLEFQKYGKIDYYNISTWKRFVLRKIFDNRYDDLKKDKILLRWIDNNAWAKPYCVYCTLKAQNDERSWKDWKNYRDPTAKDIEALWKKFAKDNLFQAWMQFEAEKQFSAAVAEVSKMGVRIKGDIPILINEDSADVWADRKYFSLDDRAGAPPDMFSYSGQNWGFPTYRWDVIEKDNFEWWRRRLAQASKFYHAYRIDHVLGFFRIWSIPQQEVTGILGYFNPCVPLTYDKLAAAGFMRETLEYLRRPNYGIDQLREFLGADADRLAPICFTQLEGHPDRLILKSEFSSEKAILGMNEPQEVKDKLLKVYWNRVFVPSGDENNFYPYWYWYNAPVFFTLPDYEQEKLRNLIKENENAQNGLWEANATKLLSVLSQETDMLVCAEDLGAVPPCVPTVLNKLNILSLRIERWARNWNAPYSPYYDMDEYPRMSVCATSCHDTSTLRGLWQEKDFDRDLYWSHAHLSGKAPEEVTPSVARQILAHVYTTNSLFCILPVQDYFALSASLSKCAPEEERVNVPGTVGGKNWCYRMPCSVDELMDYSSLSSDIRMLVDVRKRRPMWKI
- a CDS encoding protein translocase subunit SecDF translates to MNKKKFGMRELIILLVIVLSAYTVWPSIQVHTKKGEEKQTFLKENPKVGAKSINFGLDLAGGTAITLEIDKSNIKGDDIKDIQEQSLEIIRNRVDQYGLSEPQISPSGDDRIVVELAGVDDSTAKALVGSTAKLEFKILAEAEKFTQVVGLIDQYLTRQTTDIVADSAATDSTAKDSTVAKADSAKDTTKTLSDDELLGKAPAAEVAATDSAKDSAAVEAQPASEVGVALSAYYLSFGNGGFIAEENVEKVKKLLATDGVQKLIPRDVAFAFGSGLEPVQRDSKIKAKRLYLLKRRAEMAGDDVVDARPYRVSDGVSAGEVAVSLKFGGIGPKKFSAVTAANIGKQMAIVLDNQVISAPVIRDRIPNGEAQITGLDDMAEANRLSVVLRAGALKAPMKIIESRSVGATLGEENIVQGFGSGAIGLILCLVFMVAYYRLGGLIASFGMVINTLVTAAVMSVFNATLTLPGIAGFILVVGMSLDANVIIYERIREELKNGLTARAAVAKGYERAFGAILDSNLTTVLTGLILYKIGTGSVKGFGLTLTIGILTSLFCAITVTRSILDWKLAKRDATTLSIGGGFKAINEANLQIIPNRRRFGLISMILIVASIAFIAIKGFDFSIDFTGGQVYTVQYQDSDKHEKDLSKALSAAGISGTKVRTLGGTSANSYQISMRASDDAQFELKMAQAFEKAGQKCEIVAKDNVGPTIGKELRFNAILSVILAWLGILIYVWFRFGKFGLGFGVAAVLGLVHDTVITLGFISAFGLSFDGALIASLLTMIGYSVNDTIVNFDRIRENTAVYGSSNFAETINKSLNQCFSRTMVTSLTTLFVCVILAVMGGSSIRDFGLVQCFGILVGTYSSVCICSPIVLWWSKRFKKGV
- a CDS encoding lysophospholipid acyltransferase family protein, with the translated sequence MTKPPFKVRFKAFLVTLWIKSLRVRLKTPESFAPGILGVWHQDLLASAAAFKNWGVHTLVSESSDGDLFATIVQNLGYSVTRGSSTHGATNVRHLLIPLREGRFVGMALDGPRGPAGVVKKGSLWLSKSSNTPLWQISAKYGAHIILKTWDKFVLPLPLTRIDIEIKLSL
- a CDS encoding DNA alkylation repair protein — protein: MLRFTQEILLALRAISNEEEAHEMSKKAREQFDFLGIRLVPRREVTYPIFDKYPPKDGDELVARVEDMWAQPYREIQYAACDYLFRHRVLLGGQHLAFLKKLIKTRAWRDTVDTLAACVLGDLALRLPALRSKIASWIRDPNVWVRRSAIIFQIQYKDRTDWPLLRQFCLTCAKDDDYYIRNGIGRALSEYARINPTEVRRFVQDNTFAEQTAQEILRLI
- a CDS encoding glycoside hydrolase family 13 protein, which encodes MFAPAWVKDAIFYQIFPDRFCRSGRYKAVGKFVEWGSKPTRENMFGGNLAGIEDKLEYIAGLGVNAIYLCPIFKSNSNHRYHTVDYFEIDPVLGTLEDFDRLVKKAHKLKLRVILDGVFNHCSRGFFQFNSLMELGEHSPYVDWFHVKGWPLNAYTDKPNYECWWNFPALPKFNTDCPDVREYLFSVGEYWMKRGIDGWRLDVPNEIDDDSFWQEFRRRVKNVNPEAYIVGEIWDEPSRWLKGDQFDGVMNYVFRKATMQFLFDENPISIKEFGERLQKAFPEGRGDIPMNLLGSHDTTRLMSQPCASLERIKLAYTILFFLPGAPCIYYGEELSMKGGKDPDNRRSVPWSKLSEMQSKPLYEFIKQMIALRNKNAVLREGKLEIRSADNGFAIERTLGKKTMTLVVLQEGAEFKFNIV